The Thermoanaerobaculia bacterium genomic sequence CGTCCAGATCGCCTCGTGGGGGGTGATTCCGTGGGAGTCGATCTCCCGCAGTTTTCCGGTGCGAACCGGAAGGAGGACGATCCGGCGCGACGGTGTCAGCGTGACCGAGAGGACCCACTTTCCGTCGGGCGAGATCTGCTTGGCGAGGCCGTCTCCGAGGCGCACGGCGGGGGAGCCGTCCGCCTTGCGGAGATAGACCGCGCCGTTGGCGCCTCCGCCCTCGCCCGTCTCGTCGAAGAGGAGCATCTTTCCGTCCGCCGACAGGTCGCGCATCCGCGACCAGTCGAGGAGCGAGAGATCCTTCTCGTGGCTTTGCCCCGGCGGCTGGCCGATGATCCCGACCTTTCCGTTGTCGCTCGTGATGAGGATGCGCCCGTCTCCCGAAACGTCCTGGATCGTGAGCTCCGAGAGGGCGCGAAGGAGAAGGCGCTCCTGCCCGGAAAGGCTCACGGCCCAGATCGCGCGCGCGACGCCGGCCCGCGTGGCGGTGAACCAGACTTCCCGCCCGTGCCTGGGCCACGCGAGACCGTACGCGGTGATCCATCCCGCCGAGAGGACCGACGTCTGGCCGCTCCGATCCACGATCACGACGGAGCCGCCGTCGTCGCCCGGGACGGGATGGTCGAGGAACGCGACGCGCTCGCCGTCGGGCGAGACGCGCGCATGGCTGATCCACCCGGCCGTCTCGTAGAGAACCGTGTTGATCGGGTACTCGAGGCGGTGCTTGCCGGATACCGTCCGAACGATCGCGAGCTCGCCGTCCGGGCCCCAGTCGGCCCCCTGGACGTCGTCCTCGATCTCGCGCGGAGCGCCGCCGAGGATCGAGACCTGGGCGAGCGTGCCCGTCCACATGAAGCGGCCCGCCCAGTGCCGGTCGAGCGAGATCGCCATCATCCCGGTCGAGGAGATCGAGAGAATCTCGGCGTCGGGGAGCATCAGCGCGCTCGACTCGGGGCTTTCGCGGCGCGTCGAGAAGAGGCGGAAAGGGCTCCCTTCCCAGGCCGCTCCGTAGATGACCGTCTGGGCGTCGGGCGCGAAGCGCGCCGAGAGCACCGTCCCCCGGCGAAAGGAGAGCCGCTGGAAGTTCCGGACCGCTTCGGCGTCGCGCGGCGCGGCGATCGCGGGGGTCTCTCCCGAGCTCGTGGCTTCCGGCAGGCGCTGCCGCAGCCGGGCGAGATCCCGGGCGAGGTCCTTCGTCGACGCGTACCGCTCTTCGGGATCTTTTTCCAGACAGCGTTCGATGATCCAGCGCAGGGGAGCGGGCGCCCTGGGGTTCGCTTGCTCGATCGCGGCGGGCTCCTCCCGGATGATCGCCGTCAGCGTCTCGGCGGCGGTGTTGCGCTGGAACGCGCGGCGGCCGGTCGCGACCTCGTAGAGGATCGCGCCGAACGAAAACTGGTCGGAGCGGAAATCGACGGCGAGTCCGGAGGCCTGCTCCGGCGACATGTACCCGACCGTTCCCATGACCATACCCTCGCGGGTGGCGGTGGGCGCTGAGGTCGGGAGATCCGAGCCGTCTCCCGCTTTCGCCTCGACGAGCTTGGCGAGCCCGAAGTCGAGGATCTTGACGTAACCGTCCTTCGAGATCATGACGTTCTCGGGTTTCAGGTCCCGGTGAACGATTCCGGCGGCATGGGCTTTGGCGAGCCCGTCGGCGATCTGAACGGCGATGTCGAGGATCTTCTTCGGGGGGAGAGCGCCGGCCGCGCCCTCGCGAAGCGTTGTGCCGTCGACGAGCTCCATGGCGATGTACGTCGTCCCCTTCTCTTCTCCGATGTCGTGGATCGTGACGATGTTCGGATGGTTGAGAGCCGAAGCGGCGCGCGCCTCCCGCTCGAACCGCAGCGTGCGTTCCGCGCTGTCGGTCGTGCCCGCCGCGAGGACCTTGACGGCGACCTCGCGCCCGAGCCGCGTGTCGCGCGCGCGGTAGACCTCTCCCATGCCGCCGGCGCCGAGGGGGGAGAGGATCTCGTAGGGACCGAGCTTCGTCCCGGCGGCCAGACTCATCGAAGGGCTCCCGACGGCCGAAATGCCGCCGTGCAGACTTCAAGTTTGGCGAGGCGCGAGCCCGGCGGGATGCGGGACGGCCGCGAGATCCCGGTGAGGCGACGGCAAGGCGGTCGTCCCCGCGAAAGCGGGAACCCAGCCTGACGAGAAAGATGTGGATTCCCGCTTTCGCGGGAATGACAGAGCCAAAACGTACGTCGCAGGGTCTCGCGGACGCTACGCGCCCGCCCGGCTCGATGCATCGCCAAATCCCTCTACTTCAGCCCTTCGATCAGCAGAAGGTCGGACAATATGCGGTGATAGCTGTACGCGTACGACGCGGCGTCGGGTGTGAGCCGCACGGAGACGATCTCGACGACGCCGGCGGGATCGGGAGCCATCAGCTCGAGCACCCGCTCCTTCCGGCCCGTCGCGAGATCGAGCCGCATGATCTGGGCCGGCAGCTCGCCGCGGCGGAACACGTAGAGCGAGTTCCCCATCGGGGTCCACCGGATCGGCCGGTCGTCGGCCGTCAGGATCGGGATCGGCTGGGGGGGTTCGTCGCCTTCGATCGCGTACATCGAGAATACCTGGTCGGGACCCTGCACGACGACGTACTTTCCGTCGGAGGACACCGGCAGGAAGCCGGGAGCGCATCCCTCGGGGGTGATCGGCCGCGGCGGCTTCTCGTCGAGCTCGTGCACGAAGAGCCGAAGCCCGCCGTCGACTTCGTTGGCGAGGAGGATGAGCTTCTTCCCGTCGGGCGTCCAGCGGGCGGCGTGCACCGCGAGTCCCGGATGGGCGATCGTCCGGGAGGTGCCCGCCTTCACCGGAAGGATGCTCGCGTTTCCTCGGAGCGAGAGCGACGCCACCCATTTTCCGTCCGGAGAGAACGCCTCGGCCCGTCCGTCGCCCAGGCGGATCGCCGGGGAGCCGTCGGTCCGTCGGATGAAGACGCCGCCGTTGGCGCCGCTTCCCTCGCCCGATTCGTCGAAGAGGACGGTTTTCCCGTCGGGAGAAAGGTCGCAGACGCGCGACCAGTCGAGCAGCGACAGATCGCGCTCCTTGTCGTGGCCGGGCGGGAGCCCGACGATGCCGACCTTGCCGTTGTCGCTCGTGACGAGGACGCCGCCGTCCTTCGACACGTCCTGGATCGTGAGCTCGCCGGGAGTGCGCAGCAGGAGCCGCTCCTCTCCCGAAAGCGTCACCGCCCAGATCGCGCGCGCGACGCCGGTCCGGGTCGCGGTGAACCAGACCTCCCGGCCGTGGTGCGCCCACGCGAGGCCGTACGCCGTGATCCAGTCCGAGGAGAGGACCCGGACCTTGCCTTCGGCGTCCACGATCCGAACGGATCCCGCGTCGTTGCCCTGCGCCGGGTGATCGAGGAACGCGACCGCGCGCCCGTCGGGCGAGACGCGCGGGTGGCTGATCCAGCCGGCCGTCTGGTAGAGGACCTTTCCGATCGGGTATTCGATCTGGTGCCTCCCGGAGACGTTTCGCACGGCGGCGAGGGTCGTCCCGTCGGGTCCCCAGTCGGCCCATTGCACGTCCTCGAGGATCTCGCGCGGCGCTCCGCCGAGCATCGAGACCTGCGCGAGCGTCCCGCTCCAGATGAACCGTCCCGCCCAGTGCCGGTCGAGCGACACCGCCATGAGGCCGCTCCCGGAGATCGCGAGGATCTCGCAGTCGGGGAGCATCAGCGCGGAGGACTCGGGACTCTCCGGCCGCGTCGAGAAGAGCCGCGTCGGGTTGCCGTCCCACGAGGCGCCGTAGATCACCGTCCGCCCGTCGGGGGCGAAGCGCGCGGAAAGGATCGTCCCGCGCTGGAACGAGAGCCGCTGGAAGGCGGGCGCGGTCGCCGACGCCGCCTCGAGGTCGGGCGCGCGCATCTCGCCCGACGACGTGGCTTCCGGGAGGTGCTCGCGCAGGATCGCGAGGTCGCGCGCGAGATCGCGGGTCGACGCGTAGCGCTGTTCGGGGTCCTTGTTCAGGCAGCGTTCGATGATCCACCGGAGCGGCGGCGGAAGCTTCGGGCTGGCGGGGCCGAGCGGCTCG encodes the following:
- a CDS encoding protein kinase, with amino-acid sequence MSLAAGTKLGPYEILSPLGAGGMGEVYRARDTRLGREVAVKVLAAGTTDSAERTLRFEREARAASALNHPNIVTIHDIGEEKGTTYIAMELVDGTTLREGAAGALPPKKILDIAVQIADGLAKAHAAGIVHRDLKPENVMISKDGYVKILDFGLAKLVEAKAGDGSDLPTSAPTATREGMVMGTVGYMSPEQASGLAVDFRSDQFSFGAILYEVATGRRAFQRNTAAETLTAIIREEPAAIEQANPRAPAPLRWIIERCLEKDPEERYASTKDLARDLARLRQRLPEATSSGETPAIAAPRDAEAVRNFQRLSFRRGTVLSARFAPDAQTVIYGAAWEGSPFRLFSTRRESPESSALMLPDAEILSISSTGMMAISLDRHWAGRFMWTGTLAQVSILGGAPREIEDDVQGADWGPDGELAIVRTVSGKHRLEYPINTVLYETAGWISHARVSPDGERVAFLDHPVPGDDGGSVVIVDRSGQTSVLSAGWITAYGLAWPRHGREVWFTATRAGVARAIWAVSLSGQERLLLRALSELTIQDVSGDGRILITSDNGKVGIIGQPPGQSHEKDLSLLDWSRMRDLSADGKMLLFDETGEGGGANGAVYLRKADGSPAVRLGDGLAKQISPDGKWVLSVTLTPSRRIVLLPVRTGKLREIDSHGITPHEAIWTPTPGRILVTGNEPGRGGRLYVQDLDGGPPTAITPEGMGEGLGPISPDGKWVVAQGVDHAFYLYPLEGGEPKAIPGLSPDDRPICWTPVGQDLYVFRRGTLPSPVFLLELATGRKQPIKELMPPDSAGVVEIISVHVTPDAASYAYSYHRILSDLFLVEGIS
- a CDS encoding protein kinase family protein, with translation VGYMSPEQASGKSVDFHSDQFSLGTILYEMAAGKKAFRRDTAAEILVAIIRDEPEPLGPASPKLPPPLRWIIERCLNKDPEQRYASTRDLARDLAILREHLPEATSSGEMRAPDLEAASATAPAFQRLSFQRGTILSARFAPDGRTVIYGASWDGNPTRLFSTRPESPESSALMLPDCEILAISGSGLMAVSLDRHWAGRFIWSGTLAQVSMLGGAPREILEDVQWADWGPDGTTLAAVRNVSGRHQIEYPIGKVLYQTAGWISHPRVSPDGRAVAFLDHPAQGNDAGSVRIVDAEGKVRVLSSDWITAYGLAWAHHGREVWFTATRTGVARAIWAVTLSGEERLLLRTPGELTIQDVSKDGGVLVTSDNGKVGIVGLPPGHDKERDLSLLDWSRVCDLSPDGKTVLFDESGEGSGANGGVFIRRTDGSPAIRLGDGRAEAFSPDGKWVASLSLRGNASILPVKAGTSRTIAHPGLAVHAARWTPDGKKLILLANEVDGGLRLFVHELDEKPPRPITPEGCAPGFLPVSSDGKYVVVQGPDQVFSMYAIEGDEPPQPIPILTADDRPIRWTPMGNSLYVFRRGELPAQIMRLDLATGRKERVLELMAPDPAGVVEIVSVRLTPDAASYAYSYHRILSDLLLIEGLK